The nucleotide sequence CCTAAACGAAGGCTGATTTTCCCGTCACGGCGCGTGCCACAATCAGCGAGTTGATTTCGTAGCTGCCCTCGTAGGTGTAGAGAATCTCCGCGTCCCCGAAGAGCTTTCCCATCTCGAAGTCGCTGCTGATGCCGTTTCCGCCCAGCAGCGACCGCCCCAGCGCTACGGAGGCGCGGGCCAGCCGGGTGGTGGTGGCCTTCGCCATGGCCGCCTGGGCCATTTCCAGCCTGCCCTCTTCCTGGATCCGGGCCAGCTGCGCCATCAGCGCCAGCGAGGCCGACGCATTGCCCAGGATCTCGGCGAGCTGCTGCTGGATGAGCTGGAAGCGGGCCAGCTCCTTGCCGAACTGGCGGCGCTGCAGTGAGTAGGACCGGGCGACGTCAAAGGCGGCGAGCTGAATGCCGGCGGCCTGCCAGCCGACCCAGGCCCGGGAATCTCTCAGGAGCTCGTTGGCCTTGGTGAAATCCGTGGCCCCCGGGAGCAGGTTGGCCTCCGGAATGCGAACGCCGTCCAGTTGGATGTCCGCGTTCTGCATGATCCGCAGCCCGATCTTGTTGCTGATCTTGGTGGCCGTGTATCCGGGGCGGTCCGTCTCAACGATGAAGCCCTTGATCTGCTGGTCGGCGGTGTCCCGGGCCCACACCAGCGCAAAGTCGGCGATGGTCCCGGCGCCTATCCACCGCTTGGCGCCGTCGATTACCCACTCGCCGTTCTCAAGCCGGGCCGTCGTGGCCAGTCCGCCTGCGATGTCCGAACCGTGCTCCGGCTCGGTCAGCGCGAAGGCTCCCAGCTGCGTGAACGCCCTCAGGCCCGGAAGCCAGCGCTGCTTCTGCTCCTCCGATCCCAGGGCGTCGATCATGCCCACGATCAGCTCGTTATGGATGCCCACCAGCGCTGACAGGGACACGTCGGCACGGGCCACCTCAACGTACATCAGGCCCTTGAACAGCGTGGAGGTCCCGTCCGTCTGCAGCCCGCCAAGTCCGTGCTTGCCCATTTCCGCGAGGAGACCGAACGGGAACTCCTCCCGGTTCCAGTACTCGATGGACTGGGCCCGGACCCTGGACTGCAGGAAGTCCCGGATTTCGAGGTAGCGGGTCCGTTCGGCCGGCGGAAGCAGATCCACAACATACATGAGGTCCGCATCGGCAAACGGCAGCGGCACACTAGCGGCGTCTTCAGTCGTGGCCATTGCGGGCTGTCCGTTGTCACGTCGTTGTGGCTGCACGGGCATACATCCCTTCGCTCTTCCAAACCCTTGGATGTCCTAGTATATATAGCACAGCGATGTGGATCACTAGGACGTGAACCCCCGGGTGAAAGGTGCCCCATGACAGTCACCGACGACTTCCGCGCCGCACGCGACCAGCTGCTCGCCTTGCGCCAGGACTACCGCCAGGCGAGGAGCCGCTTCGAATGGCCCCGGCCCCAGGAGTTTAACTTCGCACTCGATTGGTTCGACGCCATCGGGGCCGATCCTGCCACCGGCGGCAACCCTGCACTGGTGATCGTGGAACAGGACGGCTCGGCCACCCGCCGCAGCTTCACCGATCTGTCCGCACGGTCCAGCCAGGTGGCCAACTGGCTCCGCAGCCAGGGCGTGAAGCGCGGCGACCGCATGATCATCATGCTCGGCAACCAGGTGGAACTGTGGGAACTCGTGCTGGCCGGGATCAAGCTTGGCATCGTGCTGATCCCCACCACCACCCTCATGGGACCGGCGGACCTGAAGGACCGGGTGGAGCGCGGGGAAGCGGGCTGGGCCGCCGTCGGCAGTTCAAACCTCGGGAAGTTTGCCGAGGTGCCCGGCAGCTACCGGCTCATCGAAATCGCCGACGCCGGCAGCAGTGCCGCCAGCGCCCCCGCCAGCAGCGCTCTGCGGTACGCGGATTCTGCCGCCTCCCCCGCCGAGTTCCACCCGGACGCCCCCACCCAGGCGGACGATACCCTGCTCCTCTACTTCACCTCAGGCACCACTTCCAAGGCCAAGCTCGTGGAGCACACGCATACGTCGTACCCCGTGGGCCATCTGTCCACGATGTATTGGATCGGGTTGGAGCCGGGCGACGTGCACCTGAACGTGGCGTCCCCGGGCTGGGCGAAACACGCCTGGTCCAACCTGTTCGCCCCGTGGATTGCCGAGGCCTGCGTCTTCGTCTACAACTACGAACGCTTCGACGCCAAGGCCCTCATGGAGCAGATGGACCGCGAGAAGGTCACCAGCTTCTGCGCTCCGCCCACGGTCTGGCGGATGCTCATCCAGGCAGACCTTGGCCTCCTCAAGAACCCTCCCACCAAGGTTGTTTCAGCCGGCGAGCCGCTCAACGCCGAGGTCATCGGCCAGGTCCAGCGCGCCTGGGGCCAGACCATCCGCGACGGCTTCGGCCAGACCGAGACAACGGTGCAGGTCGCCAACACGCCCGGCCAGCCCGTGAAGATCGGCGCCATGGGCCAGCCCCTGCCCGGGTATGACGTGGTCCTCGTCGATCCGGCCACCGGGGAAGAGGCCGACGACGGCGAGCTGTGCCTGCGCCTGGACCCCCGCCCCGCCGGGCTGATGAAGTCGTACTACGGCGATCCGGAGAAGACGGCCGAGGCCTTCCGCGGCGGCTACTACCACACCGGCGACATGGCCAGCCGGGACGAGCACGGCGTCATCACGTATGTGGGCCGGGACGACGACGTCTTTAAGTCCTCCGACTACCGGCTGTCCCCGTTCGAGCTGGAGAGCGTGCTCATCGAGCACCCGGCCGTGGCGGAGGCCGCCGTCGTCCCCTCCCCCGATCCGCTCAAACTGTCCGTACCCAAGGCGTTCGTGGTGCTGGCGGCTGGCCACGAACCGGGGCCGGAGCTCGCCGAGGAGATCCTGCGCTATTGCCGCGACCACCTGGCGCCGTTCAAGCGCATCCGCCGGTTGGAGTTCGCCGAGCTGCCGAAGACCATCTCGGGCAAGATCCGCCGGGTCGAGCTGCGGCACAGTGAGGAGATCCGCCACGCGGACGGCGCCCGGCCCGGCCCGGCCGGCGCTGCCCGCGGCCTGGGCACGGAATACTCCGAGACGGATTTTCCGGGCCTGAAAAGCCAGGGCTGAGCCGTGGGCTCTCCACTGCCCCGTGACCCGATTGCCGCCGCGCAACGCAACTGGGAAATCCACGGCTGGGGTGACGTCGCCGCACCGATGGCCGCCATCACGGCAATCATGCGCACCCAGCAAATCCTGATGGCGCGGATTGAGGGGGCGCTGAAGCCGTTCGGGTTGACCTTCGCACGGTATGAACTGCTCGCGCTGCTCAGCTTCGCCAGGAGCGGCGCGCTGCCCATGAACAAGGCGAGCGCCCTGCTCCAGGTCCATCCCACCTCCGTGACCAACGCCGTCGACCGGCTCCAGACAGCGGGACTGGTGGTGCGGTCACCGCACCCCACCGACGGGCGCACCACCCTGATCGAACTCACGGCCGAGGGCCGAACGCTGGCAAAAAGGGCGACGGCGGTGCTCAACAGCGAGGTATTCAGCCAGTCAGGTTTCGGCGAACAGGATCTCCACCAGCTGATCCGGATCCTGCGCGACTTCCGCCACGGCGCCGGGGATTTTACCGACTGAGCGGGATTACGGAACGGCCGGCCCGGTCTTGCGGGCCGGCCTGATCCTGAGACTAACCGGCCCCTGGGGCTGCCGGTCCCCCTGCGGCTAGCCGCTCGGCACGCCATCCTTGTCCGCCCGGCTCTGCGCATGGTCTTCCGACCGCCGCTGGAGCTCCTGGACGAACGCGTCCAGCAAGGCCGCCTGCTCCGGGCTGTTGGCCAGCCGGATGAGGTCGGCTGCCGTGCTGGCCACCTTGATGTTGGTGTGCTGGCTGTAC is from Arthrobacter sp. QXT-31 and encodes:
- a CDS encoding acyl-CoA dehydrogenase family protein, with product MATTEDAASVPLPFADADLMYVVDLLPPAERTRYLEIRDFLQSRVRAQSIEYWNREEFPFGLLAEMGKHGLGGLQTDGTSTLFKGLMYVEVARADVSLSALVGIHNELIVGMIDALGSEEQKQRWLPGLRAFTQLGAFALTEPEHGSDIAGGLATTARLENGEWVIDGAKRWIGAGTIADFALVWARDTADQQIKGFIVETDRPGYTATKISNKIGLRIMQNADIQLDGVRIPEANLLPGATDFTKANELLRDSRAWVGWQAAGIQLAAFDVARSYSLQRRQFGKELARFQLIQQQLAEILGNASASLALMAQLARIQEEGRLEMAQAAMAKATTTRLARASVALGRSLLGGNGISSDFEMGKLFGDAEILYTYEGSYEINSLIVARAVTGKSAFV
- a CDS encoding MarR family winged helix-turn-helix transcriptional regulator, producing MGSPLPRDPIAAAQRNWEIHGWGDVAAPMAAITAIMRTQQILMARIEGALKPFGLTFARYELLALLSFARSGALPMNKASALLQVHPTSVTNAVDRLQTAGLVVRSPHPTDGRTTLIELTAEGRTLAKRATAVLNSEVFSQSGFGEQDLHQLIRILRDFRHGAGDFTD
- a CDS encoding AMP-binding protein codes for the protein MTVTDDFRAARDQLLALRQDYRQARSRFEWPRPQEFNFALDWFDAIGADPATGGNPALVIVEQDGSATRRSFTDLSARSSQVANWLRSQGVKRGDRMIIMLGNQVELWELVLAGIKLGIVLIPTTTLMGPADLKDRVERGEAGWAAVGSSNLGKFAEVPGSYRLIEIADAGSSAASAPASSALRYADSAASPAEFHPDAPTQADDTLLLYFTSGTTSKAKLVEHTHTSYPVGHLSTMYWIGLEPGDVHLNVASPGWAKHAWSNLFAPWIAEACVFVYNYERFDAKALMEQMDREKVTSFCAPPTVWRMLIQADLGLLKNPPTKVVSAGEPLNAEVIGQVQRAWGQTIRDGFGQTETTVQVANTPGQPVKIGAMGQPLPGYDVVLVDPATGEEADDGELCLRLDPRPAGLMKSYYGDPEKTAEAFRGGYYHTGDMASRDEHGVITYVGRDDDVFKSSDYRLSPFELESVLIEHPAVAEAAVVPSPDPLKLSVPKAFVVLAAGHEPGPELAEEILRYCRDHLAPFKRIRRLEFAELPKTISGKIRRVELRHSEEIRHADGARPGPAGAARGLGTEYSETDFPGLKSQG